The window AGATCAAACAGAGCTTATCCTGAGCCCAAACCAAGCACATTTCTTTACGCAAAACAGCCGTACCCACTTTGGCGTTGGTTTTTTCTTCCAGGGAAAGGGAACGGAGGGCCTGGGTTGGACAGACCTTACCACAGACGTTGCAGTTCTGTTCGCAGGGAGCAAAGCGAAGGTCCATTTTTGGCGTCCAGAGGCCCGCTAAACCAGATTCCCAAAGGCAAGGCTGGAGGGTATTGGTGAGGCAAGACTTCATGCATTCCCCGCAGCGGATGCAAGTCTGCAAAAAATCAGTCTCGGGGAGTGCTCCTGGCGGGCGGATGAGCTGATACTTGCCCTTAAGGGGGGTAAAGGGCGTCCGGTCTGCCAAAAAAGCGAGAGTCAGCCCCCCGGCTGCGGAGTAAAGGAATCCCCTGCGGGAAAAATCCACGGTTGAATACTCTCCTCCTTTGGCGGAGGTTTGATGTTCCGATGCCTTGGCCAAAGAAAAAGAGGTTGGGAAAGTAATGGCCCCCTTTGGGCAAACCTCAGCGCAGGTTCGGCATTGAATGCATTCAGCAAGATGGATCCTCTTGGGATTCTCCTCCACAGCCCCCATCGGGCATGCCTTCTGGCATTTTAAACATTCATTGCATTCTTGGCTGACCCGGCGTTTCCAGAGCCCCAGGGGAGAGATAAAACTGAGCAGTGCTCCCAGGGGGCAGAGGTAGCGGCACCAAAAACGGAGGGTGAGTCGGCTAAGAGTTATGATCCCAGCAAAGATAAGGAAGGTGACGATGGCCATGTAATAAACTGGCTGGGAGTAATGCTGGTGAGATAAACTGATCCACCCCAGAGCGTGAAAAATAGGGCGCATAAAATCCAGGAAAAGATTGATCAGGGTGATTACCAAAGGGTAAAGGATGAAAGTGTAAAAACGGGTGAGGAGGGGGAGGGGATCCATAAGGTAGGATAAGGAAACCCCCGCCAATGCGGCTATGAGGAAGATAAAGAGCAAGAAAAATTTTATTTTTCGAAAATTGGCCTCGCTTTTTAAAGGCGAAATTTTTTTTCGACGCCAGAGAAGATAGTGGCTTAAATCAATGACCGCCCCCATCGGGCAGACGTAGCCGCAGAAGAATCGCCCGATGGCTAGCGTGGTTCCAACAATGATCAGGGACCATAGGGCTCGGCCGATGATTTCCTTCCCGGCCAGAATGGCACTCAATCCTAATAGCGGGTCCAAGCGCAGATATATATCTGCTGGAAGCCAATCTGGCAGCTTGTAGGTGGCAAGGGAAAAAAAAGTGGTGAAAAGGAGGAGGGAAAAAGTCTGGACGAAAGTCCTCATGCTTTCCCCTTGAAGATTCGGAGTTGATCGAGATCGATCTTCCCTAAGCCTCTTTGATGAGCAACCAGCAGGTGCTCGACCTGCCGGCCTTTAAAATTTTGACCGTACCACGGGGCTACGGTTACGCCGTAGGAATCCACGGCCACCGGGTCCACACCGGCTATGATCAGGTTGGGTTTTTGGACCTCTCCGGGACCACCCGGTCCTCCGCTGACCAGAGCGCGGGAAGCATCCAGGATGGTTAATTGGGGCTTGATAACCGTGGCCAGGTCAGCCAGTGCTTGGTTGATGTTATATTTATCGTGGAAGCTCGTGCGGTTCCAGATTAAGCCCATCAGTCCCTTGATGCCCATGCTCACTCCTGTAGCTGAGTGCGACTTGGTTACGGGGAGACTGATCAGCACCTGGCTGTCCAAAACTTCCTTCAAGACCTCCACGCGATCAAGGATTTTTCCCTGGGGCACTCTGATTTCCCGGAAAAATTTTTTCTCTTCGATACCTATGACATGGACGTTTTTAATGGATTTACAGGCCTGGCGAATTCCTGAACGTTCGAGGCAGAGCTCGGGGCGACCCAAGGTATAATCCATGACCATAATCTGTTGGGCCCCTGCTTCGAGGCAAGCTTGGGCTACGGTGGTCACCACCTGGGGGTGAGTGTTGCAACCGGATTCTGGGGGTCGGGCAAAAGACATGTTGGGC is drawn from Deltaproteobacteria bacterium and contains these coding sequences:
- a CDS encoding DUF362 domain-containing protein, giving the protein SNAKEEYDLVVISGDPAAATRKALEVMGGISRFVKKGQRVVLKPNMSFARPPESGCNTHPQVVTTVAQACLEAGAQQIMVMDYTLGRPELCLERSGIRQACKSIKNVHVIGIEEKKFFREIRVPQGKILDRVEVLKEVLDSQVLISLPVTKSHSATGVSMGIKGLMGLIWNRTSFHDKYNINQALADLATVIKPQLTILDASRALVSGGPGGPGEVQKPNLIIAGVDPVAVDSYGVTVAPWYGQNFKGRQVEHLLVAHQRGLGKIDLDQLRIFKGKA
- a CDS encoding 4Fe-4S binding protein, with amino-acid sequence MRTFVQTFSLLLFTTFFSLATYKLPDWLPADIYLRLDPLLGLSAILAGKEIIGRALWSLIIVGTTLAIGRFFCGYVCPMGAVIDLSHYLLWRRKKISPLKSEANFRKIKFFLLFIFLIAALAGVSLSYLMDPLPLLTRFYTFILYPLVITLINLFLDFMRPIFHALGWISLSHQHYSQPVYYMAIVTFLIFAGIITLSRLTLRFWCRYLCPLGALLSFISPLGLWKRRVSQECNECLKCQKACPMGAVEENPKRIHLAECIQCRTCAEVCPKGAITFPTSFSLAKASEHQTSAKGGEYSTVDFSRRGFLYSAAGGLTLAFLADRTPFTPLKGKYQLIRPPGALPETDFLQTCIRCGECMKSCLTNTLQPCLWESGLAGLWTPKMDLRFAPCEQNCNVCGKVCPTQALRSLSLEEKTNAKVGTAVLRKEMCLVWAQDKLCLICDEICPYNAIVFRTVEGYRRPFVIASRCNGCGFCEQKCPIQGDSAIIVVPSGEIRLKEGSYIKEAQKLQLEFKPDPGDDKFILEDSGFKVEGEQKGKENLPPAEKTQPKKPKGFLLIP